The region GAAACCGAAACGCTCCGCGGGCTCGACCCCGCCTCGATCAACCCGCTCCACCTCGACGAGATCTACGAGCGTATCGTCGACGGGATGCGGACGGACGCCGTCTTTCCACCCGAAGTGGTCGAGGAGCTCCTCGAAACCAACCCCGAGCGGGCGGAACACGCCTTCGCGAGCGGGAACCTCTCGCTTCGGGTCCACGACGACCTCCCGTTCGGGCTGACCCTCTGCGACGACCGGGTCGGGGTCGGGGTCTACGGCGACGAGACGGGACTCCTCCGTACGTACGTCGATACCGACGCCCCCGCCGCACGCGAGTGGGCCGAGTCGGTCTACACGAGCTATCGGGAGGAGGCCGCCGAGCTCACCGACCACGCCGACCTCGCCGACCTGGAGCCGGTGGCGGCGCTCGTCGGCGATACGTAACCGTCGATATCGTGGGATCAGTCGTTCTGTGCTTGCACCGAGAGCTGGACCATCGCCTCGGCGATGTTCCCGCCGTACTCGGCGGTTCGGCGCGCGCTGTCGAGCACGAGCCCGAGGAGGTAGGTGTCCGGGGCCGAACCGTCGTGGAGCGCGCGGTCGAGCGGGTCGAGGTCGTCGAGCAGTCGGTCGCGGGCGGTGAAGGCGTCGTAGGCCTGGTCGACCGACCCACCGCCCAACAGCACGCTCGCGGCGTCGGTCACCACCTCGCGGGACTCGTGGGCGGCCGTCGCGAGGTCGTCGAGCGAACCGACGGCCGTCGGGTCTTCGAGCCGCCGGGCCACGCTCGCGGTGCGTTCGGCGTGGTCGGCGACGCGTTCGAGCTGGCGGGCGGTGGTGTAGTAGGCGAACAGCGTCGGGCGGTCGAAGCCCAGCTGCTCGACGGCCTGCATGCTCCGGAGCGCGCGGTGGAACTGGCGGTTCACCAGCCCGAACAGCCGGTCCGCCTCGTCGTCGCGCTCGATGACCTGTGCGGCGCGGTCGGCGTCGGCGTTCGCGACCGCGGTCACGGCGTTGCGGTGCATCCAGACCGTGACGTATTCGAGCTGGAGCACCGACTGGCGGACCGACTCGCCGTCGTTGCCGAGCATGTTCGTCAGGACGATCCGGGCGTCGGTCTCTTCGAGGACTTCGAGGCCGACGAGCTTCGCAGTCGCGGCGGTGACCGCCCGGCGTTCGGCGGTCGAGAAGCCACCCGACGAACTGAGGGTGAACTCGTCGAAGCCGACGGTGTAGAGCGCCTCGACGGTCCGCTGGAGGTTCGGGTGGGTGTAGCCGTCGACCCCGATCCGGGCGGTGGCCCGGCGGTCGTTCCGCGGGGCGGTAGCCCGGACGACGAGCGAAGCGTCGCCGTTGGGTTCGAGCGAGAGCTCCCGGCCCGCCTCGATCCCGTGTTCGTCGGCCCACCGCTTCGGGAGCGATATCGTGTAGGTCGAACCGCCCGTGAGTTGGACTTTGCGTGTTTCCATGGTTGCTGGTTCAGATGAGGGAGTCGTCGCTTTCGAGCATGTAGAGCGTTCGTGCCGCGATGTTGACGGCGTGGTCGCCGATGCGTTCGATGTCGCGGAGCGCGAGCGCGACGCTGAAGACGGTCTCGACCAGCCGGTCGGTCGCCCTCGTCGTCGTGGCCTCGGTCTCGACGAGGTCATGGAGCACCGCCCGCCCGGCCCGTTCACACAGCGCGTCGAGTTCGTCGTCGGTGTCGGCGACCTCGTGGCACGCCCAGGCGTTCTCCTCGGCGTACGCCGTGACGGCGTCGTCGAGGAGTTCGGCCGCGACCCCGCCGGTCTCCCGAAGGTCGACCCCCGGGAACTCGGCGTGGTCGGCCACCAGCGTGTACTCGGCGAGGTTCACCGCGAGGTCGGCGACGCGTTCGAGGTCGGTGCAGATCTTGAACGAGGCCGCGACGAACCGGAGGTCGGTGGCGACGGGCTGTTGGAGCGCGAAGAGGTCGATGCACTCGCGCTCGATGTCGAGGTAGCGCTCGTTGACCGCGTCGTCGCTCCCGACGAGCTCGCGAGCGCGGTCGTGGTCGCTGGATTCGAGCGCGTCGAGCGCCGTTTCGAGCCGGTCGGTGACCAGTTCCGCCATCGACAGCACGTCGCCGCGGAGCGTATCGAGCTGGTCCCGATAGCGTTCGCGCGCCATCACCCGAACTTTCCGGAGATGTAGTCCTCGACGCGCTGGCTCTCGGGGTTCTCGAAGATCGCGTCGGTGTCGCCGTACTCGACGAGCTCCCCGCCGGTCAGGAAGACCGCCGTCTGGTCCGAGATCCGAGCCGCTTGCTGCATGTTGTGGGTCACGATCACCACGGTGTACTCCTCGGCGAGGTCGTCGATCAGGTCCTCGATCTTCGAGGTGGCGATCGGGTCGAGCGCCGACGCCGGCTCGTCCATCAGGATGACCTCGGGGTCGGTCGCGAGACACCGGGCGATGCAGAGGCGTTGTTGCTGGCCGCCCGAGAGCCCGAGCGCGTTGTCGTCGAGCCGGTCCTTCACCTCGTCCCAGATCGCCGCCTGCCGGAGCGAGCGCTCGACCAGCTCGTCCTCCTTCNCCCGAGCGCGTTGTCGTCGAGCCGGTCCTTCACCTCGTCCCAGATCGCCGCCTGCCGGAGCGAGCGCTCGACCAGCTCGTCCTCCTTCGCCTTCGAGTCGTTGTCGAGCAGTCGAGCGAGGAGGCCGGTCTTGATGTCGCCGTGTTTTCGCGGGCCGTAGGCCACGTTGTCGCGGATCGACTTCGGGAACGGGTTCGGCTGCTGGAACACCATCCCCACTNGTGTTTTCGCGGGCCGTAGGCCACGTTGTCGCGGATCGACTTCGGGAACGGGTTCGGCTGCTGGAACACCATCCCCACTCGCTTTCGAAGCTCGACGAGGTTGGCCCCGTCCTGGTAGATCTCCTTGCCGTCGAGCGTCACGGAGCCGTCGACGCTCGCGGCCCGGATCCGGTCGTTCATCCTGTTGAGACACCGCAGGAACGTCGACTTCCCACAGCCCGACGGCCCGATGAAGGCCGTGACGCTCTTTTCGGGGATCTCCATCGAGATGTTCTTGATGGCGTGGTCGTCGCCGTAGTGGACGTTGAGGTCCGTCGTCGTGACCTTCGCCGCGCCGTCGAACTCGTAGGTGACCCACTCCTCCCTGGTCTCCTCTTCGGTCTCGCCCGAGACCGTCGTGCGGGACGTCGACCCCTGACTTCCGGTGGTCGATTCCCGCGGGGTTCCCGACCCCGATGTCGGCGTCGAATCGGGTTGCTGTTCGACCTGCTCCGCCGTCTCGTCGCGTTCTTCGGTTGTCTTGCTCATTGTCAGTCGCTCCGTAGTTTCCTGCTGAAGTATTTTCGCGCGAGGATCCCCACGAGGTAGAACGAGAGCACGACCAGCAGGAGGACGAGCGCCGTCCCCCAGCCGAAGGCCTGTGCGTCCTGCGTCCCGACGCCAGCGGTGATGCTCGCGTATATCTGGTAGGGCAGCGCGCTCGTCGATTGGAGCAACACGTCGTTCGAGACGAACGGCGGTGCCGCCGTGAACTCGAAGCCCTCGATCACCCGTGGGACCGTGCTCGGGAACGGGGTTCCCCCGAGCACGAGGATGAGCGGGGCGGTCTCGCCCGCGATCCGGCCGATACCGAGGATCACGCCGGTGATGACGCCCGGCAGCGCGGCGGGGAGCACGACGCTTCGGATCGTCTGCCACTGGCTCACCCCGAGCGCCGCGC is a window of Halococcus hamelinensis 100A6 DNA encoding:
- a CDS encoding helix-turn-helix transcriptional regulator, with amino-acid sequence METERLIDLVRRAPVLEALRSTGGMDRRELERHLGVSKSTVHRFARALREEGLVERSAGEFVLTPLGEVSTETLVEFETTIETAWAVAPVLEAADAHDVRLDIAAFADATVTTAEPGNPYRPVSRFMSLVAETETLRGLDPASINPLHLDEIYERIVDGMRTDAVFPPEVVEELLETNPERAEHAFASGNLSLRVHDDLPFGLTLCDDRVGVGVYGDETGLLRTYVDTDAPAAREWAESVYTSYREEAAELTDHADLADLEPVAALVGDT
- a CDS encoding phosphate signaling complex PhoU family protein, translated to METRKVQLTGGSTYTISLPKRWADEHGIEAGRELSLEPNGDASLVVRATAPRNDRRATARIGVDGYTHPNLQRTVEALYTVGFDEFTLSSSGGFSTAERRAVTAATAKLVGLEVLEETDARIVLTNMLGNDGESVRQSVLQLEYVTVWMHRNAVTAVANADADRAAQVIERDDEADRLFGLVNRQFHRALRSMQAVEQLGFDRPTLFAYYTTARQLERVADHAERTASVARRLEDPTAVGSLDDLATAAHESREVVTDAASVLLGGGSVDQAYDAFTARDRLLDDLDPLDRALHDGSAPDTYLLGLVLDSARRTAEYGGNIAEAMVQLSVQAQND
- the phoU gene encoding phosphate signaling complex protein PhoU is translated as MARERYRDQLDTLRGDVLSMAELVTDRLETALDALESSDHDRARELVGSDDAVNERYLDIERECIDLFALQQPVATDLRFVAASFKICTDLERVADLAVNLAEYTLVADHAEFPGVDLRETGGVAAELLDDAVTAYAEENAWACHEVADTDDELDALCERAGRAVLHDLVETEATTTRATDRLVETVFSVALALRDIERIGDHAVNIAARTLYMLESDDSLI